One Natronomonas gomsonensis genomic window, TGCGTCGCCGCGGCGATAGTAGCCATCGCAGGTGACCAGATACTCCGACTCGGCGGAGTTCATCCGCGTGGCGAGTGCGTCCGCCGAGAAGCCGGCGAACACCACCGAGTGCGGCGCGCCGATGCGGGCACACGCCAACATCGCGACCGGCAGTTCCGGAATCATCGGCATGTACATCGTCACCACGTCGTCTTCCTCGACGCCGAGGTCGCGCAGTGTGGCCGCGAACTCGTTTACCTCCCGGTGGAGTTCCTCGTAGGTGTACTCGCGTGTCTCGCCCAACTCACCTTCCCACTGGATGGCGAGTTCGTCGCCGCGGTCGTCGAGATGCCGGTCAAGACAGTTCGCCGACGCGTTGAGTTCGCCGCCGGTGAACCACTCGTAAAACGGCTCCTCGTCGTCGACGAGTACCTCGTCGTACTCCGTCTCCCAATCCAGCAACTCGGCGGCGCGCTCCCAACACTCCGGCCAGTTCTCCTCGAACTCCTCGTAGATGGAGGAGTCCGAGACGTTCGCTTGCTCGACGAAGGACTCCGGTGGCTCGAAGGCCTCCTGTTCGGCAAGCCGTGACTCCAGTTGTGTATCCTCGGGGTCGGACATTCCATTCGATGAAATATCTCCGGTACTAATAAGCGGGGATTCTAAGCATGCTAAACTTCGACACCAGTCCGAACCGGATTCGGGCCACAGACGCGCCGAGAACCCCCGTCAGACCGACCCGAATTATCAATAGTCGCAAAAAGTAATCATTCGATTGACACTCTGAAGCGGGGGGCACCGCGGAGTTCGACCCCCGAGTCGAACTGTTTAGCCCGGGTGGGGGGCCTCGGCGCCGATGTGGTCGCGGGTGTGCTCGAAGAACGACGACAGCAGTTTGCGCTCGGCCTTCCGGAGGTGGTTGTGCAGCGTCGGCGAGGAGACCCCCATCGAGTCGGCGACTTCCTCCGCGGTCGACCCCCGCGGCCAGTCGAAATAGCCCGCGAAGTACGCCGCTCGCAGGGCCGCCCGCTGTTTGTCGGTGAGTTTCTCGGCCAGCGAGTCCTGGAACTCCGCGACGGTCTCGACCGGTTGGTCGACGGCCTGTTTCGCCCTGAGGTCGGTGTCGGGGAACTCGGCCTGTAACCCCTCGACGACGCTTCGAACGTCGGTCTCGCGGGCGATTTCGGCACCCAGCGTCGCCTCGCCCGACTCGACGACCGCCGAGCGAATCGTCGCGCCGCGTTCGGTGAGCGTGAGTGCGGGAGAGTTCCCCTCGACGGTGAACTCCAGAAGCGAGCGGTCGTCGTACTCGCGGATGTAGCGGGCGTCGACGACGCCGTCGGCGGTCATCGCGGCGTCGAGGAACGGGTCCGGCGGCGCGTCGGTCAGCGTCACGTAGAACAGAAGCGCCGTCTCGGAGACGGGGACGACAGCCTCCAGCGTACACGCACAGTCGTGTTGGCGGGTCGCCGCAACGAGGAAGGCGCTGTCGTCGGTGCAACTGAACTCCAACTCGACGACCGTGTCGGCCAAAAGCAGCGTTCGGCGCTCGATGGCCGTCACCGCGTGGCCGATGCGGGCGCCGAGGTCAGCGAGGAGGGTCCGCTCGCGGTCGCCGAAGGCGGTCGCCCGGTCGGTGAAGACGACCAACACCCCGTAGGTCGTCTCCCCGTAGGCCAGCGGGACGATACCCGCCGACCGAACGTCGGCGAGGGCGCTCCGGTCGAACGGCCCGAGCACGTCGTCGGAAAACTCCCCGCCGACGACGCGAGGCGTCTCGCCGTCCATCGCCGCCTCGATGGCGGCGGTTTCGACGGTGACGGCCCCGCCCTCTCCCGAGAGGCCAGCCCACTCGTTGGGGCGAATCCGCGGGTCGCCGGGGTCGGTCGCGCCCACCCACGCGCCGACGTAGGCGTCGCTGTCGGCCAGCGATTCGCAGACGGCGGCCTCGATTTCCTCCCGCGTCGAGGCGTCGATGAGTTCCCGACCGGCGGCGTTGATGTCGGCGACGAGGGCTTCGAGGCCCTCCAGCGTCTCACACCGTCGCGCGAGCGCGCGCTCGCGACGGACGCGCTCGGTGATGTCCGTCGAGACGCCGACGACGAATGATACCTCGCCGTCGCCGCCGGTGACGGGAGCGACGGTCTGTCTGACGTGAACCCGCTCGCCGCTCTTCCGGCGGGTCGTCAACTGTCCCCGCCACGTCTCGCCGTCCAGCACCGTCTCGCGTAACTCCTCGTAGAAGGCGTCGGCGTTCTCGCCGGAACTGAGCAGTTCCTCGGCGGTGCGGCCGACGGCCTCCCCCTGGGTGTATCCGGTCAACTCCTCGAAGGCGGCGTTGGCGTACTCGATTTCGCCGGTCAGCGAGGCGAGACACATCGGCTGGCCGGCGGCCTGGATGGCTCGCTGGAACGCGCCGGCGGCGAGTCCGCCGTCGGCCTCGGCCGACCGGATGACGGCCGTAAACCCCGAGAGGTCGCCGTCGGTGCGGCGCGCACAGACGAGCGCCGGCAGCCGTGTTCGGGTGCCGTCGCCGCACCGGAACCAACACTCCGCGACGGCCACGTCGTCCCGCCCCGCGTTGGCGAGCAGTTCCTTCGGGCGGCCACGCTCACGGGCCGGGTCGGTGAACAGCGTCGCGAACGGCTCGCCGCGGAGCGCGTCGGCGGGTCGGTCCAACAGCGCGCCGACGGCGCCCGAACGTCCGACGATTCGGCCGTCGGCGTCGAGTTCGAGCGCGGCCGCACCGACGGCGTTCCGGAAGGGCGACGACTCCCCCGGCGGTGACCGCTCGTCCCGTGAGAACGCCGCCGCGACCGTCGCGTCGTCGACCGAATCGACGTAGGCGTCCAGCGCCGCCAGTCCGTCCCAGCCACCGACCGACTGGACGACCCGAGGATCGACGCTCTCCTCGGCGAGCAGTCGCCGAGCGAAGTACCGCCGGAGGTCGCCGCTGGAGACGCCCGCCAGGTGGTCGTCGCCGGTGCGGTCGGCGGCGGCCTCGGCCACCTCGGCGACGAGCATCTGGACTCGCCGCGGCGAGAGGTCCACGAGCGGTTCGTCGGGGTCGGTGCCCGTCGTCGCAGCGTACTCGTCGATGGCGCTGGCGACATCCTCGGGGAGGTAGGCCCGTCTGTCGGGGTCGCCGTCGGCGTCGCGAACCGACAGGAAGTGATGCGTCCGGCCGTCGAAGTGCCGACGGTCGACATCTGAGGGCCGGATTCGGACCACTTCGGCGGGTCGGACGCCCACCTCGGCGGCCAACCGCACCACCAGTCGCTTTCTGACCGTCGTCGCGGCGTCCCGAAGCCGCCGGTAGTCCTCGCGGTGCAGTTGTGCCGGCATTTCGCGAAACCGAAGAACTCCGAAATCATAGTGTTTTCGGGGAACGCCCCCGAGAGCGAAACTGAGCACGTACCCGCGAGTCATCCCTTGAGAGACCCGCTACGCCAGAGTTACCAAATCAAGCGACCATTCCAGCCTATTTCGAGTTCAAA contains:
- a CDS encoding bacterio-opsin activator domain-containing protein, with the protein product MPAQLHREDYRRLRDAATTVRKRLVVRLAAEVGVRPAEVVRIRPSDVDRRHFDGRTHHFLSVRDADGDPDRRAYLPEDVASAIDEYAATTGTDPDEPLVDLSPRRVQMLVAEVAEAAADRTGDDHLAGVSSGDLRRYFARRLLAEESVDPRVVQSVGGWDGLAALDAYVDSVDDATVAAAFSRDERSPPGESSPFRNAVGAAALELDADGRIVGRSGAVGALLDRPADALRGEPFATLFTDPARERGRPKELLANAGRDDVAVAECWFRCGDGTRTRLPALVCARRTDGDLSGFTAVIRSAEADGGLAAGAFQRAIQAAGQPMCLASLTGEIEYANAAFEELTGYTQGEAVGRTAEELLSSGENADAFYEELRETVLDGETWRGQLTTRRKSGERVHVRQTVAPVTGGDGEVSFVVGVSTDITERVRRERALARRCETLEGLEALVADINAAGRELIDASTREEIEAAVCESLADSDAYVGAWVGATDPGDPRIRPNEWAGLSGEGGAVTVETAAIEAAMDGETPRVVGGEFSDDVLGPFDRSALADVRSAGIVPLAYGETTYGVLVVFTDRATAFGDRERTLLADLGARIGHAVTAIERRTLLLADTVVELEFSCTDDSAFLVAATRQHDCACTLEAVVPVSETALLFYVTLTDAPPDPFLDAAMTADGVVDARYIREYDDRSLLEFTVEGNSPALTLTERGATIRSAVVESGEATLGAEIARETDVRSVVEGLQAEFPDTDLRAKQAVDQPVETVAEFQDSLAEKLTDKQRAALRAAYFAGYFDWPRGSTAEEVADSMGVSSPTLHNHLRKAERKLLSSFFEHTRDHIGAEAPHPG